A genomic segment from Cricetulus griseus strain 17A/GY chromosome 8, alternate assembly CriGri-PICRH-1.0, whole genome shotgun sequence encodes:
- the Nap1l5 gene encoding nucleosome assembly protein 1-like 5 encodes MADPEKQGPAESRAEDEVMEGAQGGEDVATGGEGAAAPAAEEPQATGENAPKPKNEFIESLPNSVKCRVLALKKLQKRCDKIEAKFDKEFQALEKKYNDIYKPLLAKIQELTGEMEGCAWTLEEDDDDDEEEDEEEEEEEEEAAAGATGGPDSAKK; translated from the coding sequence ATGGCCGACCCCGAGAAGCAGGGACCCGCTGAGAGCCGTGCCGAAGACGAGGTAATGGAGGGCGCCCAGGGTGGCGAGGATGTGGCAACCGGAGGCGAGGGTGCCGCTGCGCCCGCGGCCGAAGAGCCACAGGCTACCGGGGAGAACGCGCCCAAGCCCAAGAACGAGTTTATCGAGAGCCTGCCCAATTCCGTCAAGTGCCGAGTTCTGGCGCTCAAAAAGCTGCAGAAGCGCTGTGATAAGATCGAGGCCAAATTTGACAAGGAATTCCAGGCTCTGGAGAAGAAGTACAACGACATCTACAAGCCCCTTCTTGCCAAGATCCAGGAGCTCACCGGTGAGATGGAGGGCTGCGCCTGGACCCTGGAGGAAGATGATGATGACGACGAGGAAgaagacgaggaggaggaggaggaggaagaagaggctgcgGCCGGCGCCACTGGGGGTCCCGACTCCGCCAAGAAGTGA